Proteins encoded by one window of Aspergillus puulaauensis MK2 DNA, chromosome 4, nearly complete sequence:
- a CDS encoding uncharacterized protein (COG:S;~EggNog:ENOG410PPBA;~InterPro:IPR024771), whose protein sequence is MSAKQSMADAWDDDDWESQADKLDGVPTPPQPEKKVSSKVTKAQRRAQQMEFNKKLWEEAESPQTFHFYEASSDVPLKQEFKPTVTVLSRNPQIATRQSSSAAGATAAGIGRLDLNADDSDEEKPPEPTPEERQAMAMKNREEKQRKYEEVRERLFGTPSAPTSGASSPRSATPPKAEGRGKGRARGNGRDNNNNRARDQSAASGKPKQLYDPGSPSSRPNSSYGRRDWQQSGERSQIDQPQSPRQPIRNPRGPDSSGRGGFRAHRGAKTS, encoded by the exons ATGAGCGCAAAACAATCAATGGCCGACGcctgggatgatgatgattggGAGTCGCAAGCTGAT AAACTGGACGGCGTACCCACCCCGCCCCAGCCCGAAAAGAAAGTGTCGTCCAAGGTGACCAAGGCCCAACGCCGGGCTCAGCAGATGGAATTCAATAAAAAGCTATGGGAAGAAGC TGAATCCCCGCAAACATTCCACTTCTACGAAGCCTCTTCCGATGTGCCGCTAAAACAAGAGTTCAAACCGACTGTTACCGTCCTTAGTCGCAACCCGCAGATTGCTACGCGacaatcttcttccgctgCTGGGGCTACCGCTGCAGGTATTGGGCGCTTGGATTTGAATGCGGACGACTCAGACGAGGAAAAGCCGCCGGAGCCGACACCCGAGGAGCGCCAGGCAATGGCCATGAAGAACCGGGAGGAGAAACAACGCAAGTATGAAGAAGTGCGCGAGAGGCTCTTTGGTACACCATCCGCACCGACTTCTGGGGCATCCTCACCTCGAAGCGCAACCCCTCCGAAAGCCGAAGGCCgagggaagggaagggcCCGGGGAAATGGGAGAGACAACAATAACAATCGAGCGAGAGACCAGTCTGCTGCATCCGGAAAGCCGAAGCAACTCTACGATCCGGGTTCCCCATCATCTAGACCCAACTCGTCTTATGGCCGAAGAGATTGGCAACAGAGCGGTGAAAGGAGCCAGATTGACCAACCGCAGTCCCCTCGACAGCCAATCCGCAACCCTCGGGGTCCGGACAGTAGTGGAAGGGGTGGATTCAGAGCACACAGAGGAGCGAAAACAAGCTAG
- a CDS encoding uncharacterized protein (COG:S;~EggNog:ENOG410PZDS) — MATDPDGDSQMASSPESNRSLSDVEAGSRTPTHHTQTTNAQFAGASELSPPGSQTQATGGMVNDFPGADEGSTDPSQQPGASWMNRRAEEEYQRAMEYVIDLDFNLDEFGDPFDDRDMNEKFV, encoded by the exons ATGGCCACAG ACCCAGACGGTGACTCGCAAATGGCGTCCTCGCCTGAATCAAACCGCTCCCTCTCCGACGTCGAAGCCGGCTCCCGCACCCCGACTCATCACACCCAAACCACAAATGCGCAGTTTGCAGGTGCCTCAGAACTCTCCCCGCCAGGTTCACAAACCCAGGCAACCGGCGGCATGGTGAATGATTTTCCTGGTGCTGATGAAGGGTCGACAGATCCATCACAGCAGCCAGGGGCGTCGTGGATGAATAGACGGGCGGAGGAAGAGTATCAGAGAGCGATGGAGTATGTGATTGATCTGGATTTCAATCTCG ATGAGTTTGGAGACCCGTTTGATGACCGCGATATGAACGAGAAATTCGTCTAG
- a CDS encoding uncharacterized protein (COG:S;~EggNog:ENOG410PX8R), which translates to MHATSIPRVDKMETANSLPPQSQSYHLDEGQIHFTPVKSTNVPRIWDRKPSTSFLARSKPRKVWKRFRSSFNSMKALQQLITPDASRLMESDLLLEINAGRSTENCRGVKRQCLATRKSSVEDEDSEASNARGRSFLETKWESEVSRKRRKLPATTNHLGEHVIVDGAQTVEDDEMTEIGDAPGGTTSNTDSAVQEPEETGESPTLTPDRADIGAAYPDALPGEPGRLPNHERGVIVNIKSLNANDQEEVRALVSQDAADGAAATDDAPDVETAADKQLASDVATIASSAENQDNMAVPVELTAEQESTLVRSALRSSLDGDDTALLNSFLSKAKAKREAKAAAQSEAAPTIASDPEENEEQEQEQEQEQEQEQEQEQKHEPESPRPQQQVFVEIPTPERRALEALDANASSPSPQKSPSKSTGRDGVTDENGSASPVARRSTRVRSLQRAAAPNSVRPTLSLRRAKGNEFVFLQRTEAQELALVTRRNTKQNKGDSVLPKYTLQTLTRETPDSSPSSSDDNGRKKNSKPKKAVSWNDNRLVEFEGESSDDELATATATTAKPAPKKRAASSRTSQSQSSLKTGGEKDAAAATTASPSAVPRGRRVRRLGPPKPLTSATIDSHDAASSPLSPTTGSPIAKRTKLTPKSPKTSMTRTPSKVPTPVGSSTSNNEVPSLLSGGRSVKTNLLKVNAGSTPMPRRVRRA; encoded by the exons ATGCACGCGACGAGCATTCCGCGCGTCGACAAGATGGAGACGGCCAATTCTCTTCCCCCACAATCGCAATCATA TCACCTAGACGAAGGCCAGATCCATTTTACGCCAGTTAAATCTACCAACGTTCCCCGTATATGGGATCGCAAACCTTCAACCTCGTTCCTGGCACGCTCCAAGCCGCGTAAAGTGTGGAAGCGCTTTCGTTCATCATTCAACAGCATGAAGGCGTTGCAGCAGTTGATCACTCCCGACGCTAGCCGTCTGATGGAGAGCGATCTCCTGCTCGAGATCAACGCGGGGCGAAGCACTGAAAATTGTCGCGGTGTCAAGCGACAATGCCTTGCCACTCGAAAATCATCtgtggaagatgaggacAGCGAAGCATCCAATGCGCGAGGCAGGTCTTTTCTTGAGACCAAATGGGAGTCGGAGGTCTCACGGAAACGAC GCAAGCTTCCTGCAACTACAAACCACTTGGGCGAACATGTGATTGTTGATGGGGCGCAAACtgtggaggatgatgaaatgaCCGAGATCGGGGACGCTCCGGGTGGGACCACGTCAAACACCGATAGTGCTGTGCAGGAACCTGAGGAAACCGGCGAATCCCCGACACTTACCCCGGACCGCGCTGATATCGGGGCAGCCTATCCCGATGCGCTACCTGGTGAGCCTGGGCGCCTACCAAACCACGAACGTGGGGTGATTGTGAACATAAAATCCCTCAACGCCAACGACCAAGAGGAAGTTCGTGCCCTTGTCTCTCAAGACGCTGCAGACGGCGCAGCCGCGACCGACGATGCACCAGATGTAGAGACGGCAGCCGATAAACAGCTGGCATCGGATGTAGCTACGATTGCTTCAAGCGCGGAGAACCAGGACAATATGGCAGTTCCGGTAGAACTGACGGCCGAGCAAGAATCGACCCTTGTTCGATCGGCTCTGCGCAGCTCTCTAGACGGCGATGATACCGCATTGCTGAACAGCTTCCTCTCTAAAGCCAAAGCGAAACGCGAAGCCAAAGCGGCCGCGCAATCCGAAGCAGCGCCAACTATCGCATCCGATCCCGAAGAAaacgaggagcaggagcaggagcaggagcaggaacaggaacaagagCAGGAGCAAGAACAAAAGCATGAGCCAGAGTCACCCCGGCCCCAACAGCAAGTTTTCGTTGAAATTCCTACTCCAGAGCGCCGTGCGTTGGAAGCTCTTGATGCAAACGCAAGCTCGCCGTCGCCCCAAAAGTCACCATCCAAATCTACTGGAAGAGATGGGGTTACAGACGAGAATGGCTCTGCTAGTCCAGTTGCCCGTCGAAGTACGCGAGTTAGGTCGCTCCAGCGAGCGGCCGCCCCGAACAGTGTTCGGCCCACGCTCTCGCTCCGTCGAGCAAAAGGAAATGAAttcgtcttcctccaacGAACGGAGGCGCAGGAACTGGCGTTGGTGACTCGCCGCAACACAAAACAGAACAAGGGCGACTCGGTGCTACCGAAATACACGCTCCAGACCTTGACTCGAGAAACCCCAGACTCGAGCCCTAGTAGCTCCGACGACAATGGCCGTAAAAAGAACAGCAAACCCAAGAAAGCAGTCTCCTGGAACGACAACCGCCTCGTGGAGTTCGAGGGCGAGTCGAGTGACGACGAACTCGCGACAGCAACGGCCACGACGGCAAAGCCCGCACCGAAAAAAAGGGCAGCCAGTAGCCGCACTTCTCAGTCGCAATCGTCGCTCAAGACTGGTGGTGAAAaggatgcagctgcagccactACTGCATCTCCTAGTGCAGTGCCTCGGGGCCGACGTGTGCGGCGGCTAGGACCACCCAAACCACTCACCTCCGCCACGATTGACTCGCACGACGCAGCGTCATCGCCGCTGTCGCCCACCACTGGAAGCCCCATTGCGAAGCGAACGAAGCTAACGCCCAAGTCGCCGAAAACATCTATGACCAGGACGCCATCAAAGGTTCCTACTCCTGTCGGGAGCAGCACCAGTAACAACGAGGTACCCTCGTTGCTGAGTGGAGGTCGTTCGGTGAAAACGAATCTGCTCAAGGTGAACGCGGGTTCGACACCGATGCCGAGACGAGTTCGCCGAGCTTAG
- the gldB gene encoding putative glycerol dehydrogenase (GldB) (COG:C;~EggNog:ENOG410PFQG;~InterPro:IPR018170,IPR020471,IPR036812,IPR023210;~PFAM:PF00248;~go_function: GO:0016491 - oxidoreductase activity [Evidence IEA];~go_process: GO:0055114 - oxidation-reduction process [Evidence IEA]), whose amino-acid sequence MSNGKTFQLSNGVTIPGVGFGTFASEGAEGETYRAVTKALEVGYRHLDCAWYYLNEGEVGDALQDFLKANPSVKRSDIFICTKVWNHLHRPEDVRWSIDDSLRRLKTDYVDLFLVHWPIAAEKDGQEKPKIGADGKYVILKDLTEDPKPTWEAMEKLYEDKKARAIGVSNWTIEGLEKLLKYAKVKPHLNQIEVHPFLPNEELVQYCFKNGIMPEAYSPLGSQNQVPTTGERVSENATLNDIAKKGGNTLAQVLIAWGLRRGYVVLPKSSNPARIESNFKSIELSDADYAAVNKVAEGRHFRFVNMKDTFGYDVWPEETAKNISA is encoded by the exons ATGTCGAACGGAAAGACCTTCCAGCTCAGCAACGGTGTCACCATCCCCGGTGTGGGGTTCGGTACCTTCGCCAGCGAGGGTGCTGAGGGCGAGACCTACCGCGCTGTCACCAAGGCCCTTGAGGTCGGATACAGGCACCTGGATTGTGCCTGGTACTACCTCAACGAGGGCGAGGTTGGCGATGCTCTCCAGGACTTCCTCAAGGCGAACCCCTCCGTCAAGCGCTCCGACATCTTCATTTGCACCAAGGTCTGGAACCACCTGCACCGCCCTGAAGACGTCCGCTGGTCGATCGATGACTCTCTGAGGAGACTCAAGACCGACTACGTCGACCTTTTCCTCGTCCACTGGCCCATTGCCGCCGAGAAGGATGGCCAGGAAAAGCCCAAGATTGGCGCTGATGGAAAG TACGTTATCCTCAAGGACTTGACCGAAGACCCCAAGCCCACATGGGAGGCCATGGAGAAGCTGTACGAAGACAAGAAGGCCCGCGCCATCGGTGTCTCGAACTGGACCATCGAAGGCCTAGAGAAGCTCTTGAAGTACGCCAAGGTCAAGCCTCACCTCAACCAGATCGAAGTCCACCCCTTCCTGCCCAACGAGGAGCTGGTGCAGTACTGCTTCAAGAACGGCATCATGCCCGAGGCCTACTCCCCTCTGGGATCCCAGAACCAGGTCCCCACCACCGGCGAGCGCGTCAGCGAGAACGCTACCCTGAACGACATCGCCAAGAAGGGCGGCAACACCCTCGCCCAGGTCCTGATTGCCTGGGGTCTGCGCCGCGGCTACGTCGTGCTCCCCAAGAGCTCCAACCCCGCGCGTATTGAGTCCAACTTCAAGAGCATTGAGCTCTCCGATGCCGACTACGCCGCTGTCAACAAGGTCGCTGAGGGCCGTCACTTCCGCTTCGTCAACATGAAGGACACCTTCGGTTACGACGTGTGGCCTGAGGAGACTGCCAAGAACATCTCTGCTTAG
- a CDS encoding phosphatidyl synthase (COG:I;~EggNog:ENOG410PHQT;~InterPro:IPR036412,IPR006357,IPR006353,IPR023214;~PFAM:PF13242,PF13344), whose protein sequence is MPRFDDSDLGVDPNSAVPPTRGTAPDTRSPRDRGSMAGSLPIPSDAGNTVEVPASRSSISDAAAFMHNLSLSPSTRDRRGSRNSFGTSLPIPRSPRVSRLSSAVPADAAGVSRDILASQVQDMSKEKVAAAKNMAFAFDIDGVLAHGNEAIPEAKEALRMLNGDNELGIKIPYILLTNGGGKTEAARCAQLTEVLDSPISTDQFIQSHTPMQALSEYYDTVLVCGGEGQKIREVAENYGFKNVVHPKDILAWDPTVSPWAVFTEQDRAEAKPRDFSKIKFDAVLVFADSRDYQTDFQLIIDLLLADDGKMLTRSEDPVANRIPIYFSQGDLVFPTDHKGPTRLTQGAFRISVEAQYKALTGQELERVVYGKPEKATYTYADEVLRSWMEQIHNENHLPENIYMVGDNPASDICGGNMHGWNTCLVRTGVFQGGDNDENNPANFGVFPNVLEAVKTAVRKELGHEFKMKWNPKVNPVLHGDNTSSAVE, encoded by the coding sequence ATGCCTCGCTTCGACGATTCTGATCTGGGCGTGGACCCCAATTCCGCTGTCCCTCCCACCCGCGGCACTGCCCCCGACACTCGCTCCCCCAGAGACCGCGGCAGCATGGCAGGCTCGCTGCCAATCCCCAGCGACGCTGGAAACACCGTTGAGGTCCCCGCTTCCAGAAGCTCTATCAGCGATGCCGCTGCTTTCATGCACAACCTGAGCCTGTCCCCCTCCACCCGGGACCGCCGCGGCTCTCGCAACTCCTTTGGCACTTCCCTCCCCATTCCCCGCTCTCCCCGTGTCTCCCgcctctcctccgccgtcccTGCTGATGCCGCCGGCGTTTCCCGCGACATCCTGGCCTCTCAGGTCCAGGACATGTCCAAGGAGAAGGTTGCCGCTGCGAAGAACATGGCGTTCGCCTTCGACATTGACGGTGTCTTGGCTCACGGTAACGAGGCCATCCCAGAGGCCAAGGAGGCTCTCCGCATGCTCAACGGCGACAACGAGCTCGGCATCAAGATTCCCTACATCCTCTTGACCAACGGTGGTGGTAAGACCGAGGCCGCCCGTTGCGCTCAGCTCACTGAGGTTCTCGATTCTCCCATTTCCACCGACCAGTTCATCCAGTCCCACACTCCCATGCAGGCCTTGTCTGAATACTACGACACTGTTCTTGTTTGCGGTGGTGAGGGCCAGAAGATCCGTGAGGTCGCTGAGAACTACGGCTTCAAGAACGTTGTCCACCCTAAGGACATCCTCGCTTGGGACCCTACTGTCTCCCCCTGGGCTGTCTTCACCGAGCAGGACCGTGCTGAGGCCAAGCCCCGCGACTTCTCCAAGATCAAGTTTGACGCCGTCCTTGTCTTCGCCGACTCTCGCGACTACCAGACCGACTTCCAGCTTATCATTGATCTGCTGCtcgccgacgacggcaaGATGCTAACTCGCTCCGAAGACCCCGTCGCCAACCGCATCCCCATCTACTTCTCCCAGGGTGACTTGGTCTTCCCTACCGACCACAAGGGTCCCACGCGTCTCACGCAGGGTGCCTTCCGTATCTCCGTTGAGGCTCAGTACAAGGCTCTGACCGGTCAGGAGCTTGAGCGTGTTGTCTACGGAAAGCCCGAAAAGGCCACCTACACCTACGCCGACGAGGTCCTCCGCTCCTGGATGGAACAAATCCACAACGAAAACCACCTCCCCGAGAACATCTACATGGTCGGTGACAACCCCGCCTCCGACATCTGCGGTGGAAACATGCACGGCTGGAACACCTGCCTTGTCCGCACCGGTGTCTTCCAGGGCGGCGACAACGACGAGAACAACCCCGCCAACTTCGGTGTCTTCCCCAACGTCCTTGAAGCCGTCAAGACCGCTGTCCGCAAGGAGCTCGGCCACGAGTTCAAGATGAAGTGGAACCCCAAGGTTAACCCCGTCCTCCACGGCGACAACACCTCCTCTGCCGTTGAATAA
- a CDS encoding uncharacterized protein (TransMembrane:2 (i127-147o159-177i)), with the protein MGHKRSTSMPISRSYTLHVHEIDLQNASVSKSAEGPGDAIFETKAGVKRLFHSLRARHIDVSSMAFERFKQTLRRAQTQTERQLLKRFLLQPMQISNAELKQILEIRNVFEGDKVPAMTNVDRAHRFYIRSWVFTPVQLLLVVQLLRTKGFGSARLDEWEFQCCITVFGTLTVRYIGMIKGRRDFVQRSQLDISEKSPNSLFGAFRDIMKERFPLVHDELEIHEFPHLAFSMLGSNEIVGNQLVADDTERLLIQFFGERSLLNVQSGGQYIDYLPKITDEKLFRGFNSRYFTEFSSSCEQFPGTAWGKLSDDFDEIERHARTHSELYHFHHDYFNVMKNEARPYQYKGYTVMVYLGEELSRKHLKAGHTFFQGSASVSVFVRGLINRLSKIEREKFNSGNQPPDLQKTYTFFNVLPLPDFPNVHRALQILKNYIQCTQPIIIVTYGHRSHAAIASGFQKLKTQRCGLPPMDGTLIRISNRMDGVVGKGQDIVHISLSHPGKYQYGNRDPASLRNFYIQKQLVYLVAHCTMDAIDHHLSTPSLSSRRDLTAKVLNHVCVILKGLGTFALKTTDHGIDVSLPENEPSQKGCGSKFIRNSFSTVLQMVIKQRVGVINQNLEEDTTVVPNSGRSSSKRKADAFEKDLTCPIFGYGTFDCIFSFGRAHGSQNSPERISQLEKLWAENIPELHLAIPNNEEMHERWVKELSSLTQGQSYFLKVVDGLPQSEYLKALALVCKSTGRHKRRYDGIGEKTQMRSGLWVSRKDIQARRVELSPRVKTKDLQGFPVEIKPNSEIKIKWLTSGGQEQTLTVESPRCAMPQNGTQTRALSFTEHGIDIVDASGFALRPCEPWEKEPSKATLPRWGFKSKNGQLLQELWGAVRSELGLSIPPDRIRGLPPRINGVGLVPSNSATETPQQNKPPRVQDANFLLYNFLNERFPSGGVFRTISRAKDKNSTEDLQEFVKFCRRPQNVNHPYCAKWLDMLDRPRPFIAILAPNIRAYRSCQTQKTYPYMPGSGCHLTETVFHVGPRGKR; encoded by the coding sequence ATGGGACATAAAAGGTCAACATCGATGCCCATTTCAAGATCCTATACTTTACATGTTCATGAGATTGATTTACAGAATGCAAGTGTATCCAAGTCAGCAGAAGGTCCTGGTGATGCAATTTTTGAAACGAAAGCCGGTGTTAAACGACTATTCCATTCTTTACGAGCCCGACACATCGACGTGTCGAGCATGGCGTTTGAGAGGTTCAAACAGACTCTTCGGAGAGCGCAAACACAAACAGAACGCCAATTACTAAAAAGATTTCTTCTGCAGCCAATGCAGATTTCAAACGCCGAGCTAAAGCAGATTTTAGAAATCCGCAATGTCTTCGAAGGGGATAAGGTCCCAGCTATGACGAATGTCGATCGAGCTCATAGGTTTTACATTCGGTCGTGGGTTTTCACACCAGTCCAACTTCTCCTGGTTGTACAGCTACTTCGTACGAAAGGATTCGGTTCCGCGCGGCTTGACGAATGGGAATTTCAGTGTTGCATTACAGTTTTCGGGACTCTCACTGTTCGTTACATAGGTATGATCAAAGGCCGTCGCGACTTCGTTCAAAGATCCCAACTTGATATTTCCGAGAAATCGCCGAACAGCCTATTCGGTGCCTTTCGTGACATTATGAAAGAGAGATTCCCCTTAGTTCACGATGAACTGGAGATACACGAGTTTCCACATCTTGCTTTTTCTATGCTTGGCTCAAACGAGATCGTGGGCAACCAACTGGTGGCAGACGACACAGAACGTCTATTGATTCAGTTCTTCGGCGAAAGATCGCTGCTGAACGTGCAGTCTGGTGGCCAATACATTGATTACCTCCCAAAAATCACTGACGAAAAACTTTTCAGGGGCTTCAATTCCCGATACTTTACTGAATTCTCCAGTAGTTGCGAGCAGTTTCCGGGCACAGCTTGGGGCAAACTGTCAGATGATTTCGACGAGATTGAAAGGCACGCACGGACTCATAGTGAACTGTACCACTTCCACCATGATTACTTCAATGTGATGAAGAATGAGGCACGTCCTTACCAGTATAAGGGATATACAGTTATGGTCTATCTTGGGGAAGAGCTCTCACGAAAACATCTCAAGGCTGGGCATACGTTCTTTCAAGGTTCTGCAAGCGTTAGTGTCTTCGTCAGAGGACTAATCAACCGATTGAGTAAGATTGAAAGGGAGAAATTCAATTCCGGAAATCAGCCGCCTGATCTTCAAAAGACATACACCTTCTTCAATGTCCTTCCCTTGCCTGATTTCCCAAATGTGCATCGGGCACTTCAAATCCTCAAAAATTATATCCAATGCACACAGCCAATTATAATCGTTACCTATGGGCATCGATCCCATGCAGCCATCGCCTCCGGGTTCCAGAAACTCAAGACTCAGAGATGTGGCTTACCTCCAATGGATGGAACGCTGATTCGAATATCAAACCGCATGGATGGAGTGGTCGGCAAAGGCCAAGATATAGTCCACATATCACTCAGCCATCCTGGTAAATATCAATACGGCAACAGAGACCCGGCAAGTTTACGCAACTTCTACATTCAGAAACAACTAGTATACCTTGTTGCACATTGCACAATGGATGCCATAGATCATCATTTAAGCACACCCTCACTGTCGTCTCGGAGGGACTTAACTGCAAAGGTCCTAAACCATGTATGTGTGATCCTCAAAGGCTTAGGCACCTTTGCTCTCAAAACAACGGACCACGGAATTGATGTCTCGCTTCCTGAAAACGAGCCAAGTCAAAAGGGCTGTGGTTCTAAATTCATCCGCAACTCATTCTCCACGGTTCTCCAGATGGTGATCAAGCAAAGGGTAGGTGTTATTAATCAAAATCTCGAGGAAGACACTACTGTTGTTCCTAATTCAGGACGATCCTCCTCCAAGCGGAAGGCCGATGCCTTTGAGAAGGATCTTACATGTCCAATATTTGGCTACGGCACCTTCGATTGCATTTTCTCATTTGGGCGGGCGCACGGAAGTCAAAACTCCCCTGAGCGAATATCCCAGCTTGAGAAGCTCTGGGCCGAGAACATCCCCGAGCTACATCTGGCTATTCCAAACAACGAAGAAATGCATGAAAGATGGGTTAAGGAACTTTCTAGTCTCACGCAAGGCCAGTCGTATTTCCTCAAAGTCGTTGATGGTTTACCCCAGTCGGAATATCTCAAGGCTCTCGCCCTGGTCTGCAAGTCAACTGGTCGCCACAAAAGGCGATACGACGGGATTGGAGAGAAGACTCAGATGAGAAGTGGGCTGTGGGTCTCGAGAAAAGATATTCAAGCGCGCCGGGTCGAGCTCTCGCCACGAGTAAAGACAAAGGACTTACAGGGGTTTCCCGTTGAGATAAAGCCTAATTCCGAAATCAAGATCAAATGGCTCACCTCCGGAGGCCAGGAACAAACATTGACGGTGGAGAGTCCACGTTGTGCTATGCCGCAGAATGGGACACAAACCCGCGCCCTTTCTTTTACTGAACATGGAATTGACATAGTCGATGCCAGTGGGTTTGCCCTGCGCCCATGTGAACCCTGGGAAAAAGAGCCTTCCAAGGCAACACTGCCTAGGTGGGGTTTCAAATCGAAGAACGGCCAGTTATTGCAGGAGCTTTGGGGGGCTGTACGCTCTGAGCTCGGACTCAGCATACCTCCAGACCGTATTAGAGGATTGCCACCTCGGATTAATGGGGTAGGACTGGTTCCGTCTAACAGTGCAACAGAAACCCCCCAGCAGAATAAGCCACCCCGTGTTCAAGATGCAAATTTTCTTCTCTATAACTTTCTAAACGAAAGATTCCCCAGCGGAGGTGTTTTCCGGACGATTTCACGGGCCAAGGATAAGAATTCGACTGAGGATCTTCAGGAGTTTGTAAAATTCTGCCGAAGACCACAAAACGTGAATCATCCTTACTGCGCTAAGTGGTTAGATATGCTCGACAGGCCGCGCCCATTCATAGCCATTTTAGCACCGAACATCCGGGCATATAGGAGCTGCCAAACACAAAAGACCTATCCCTACATGCCAGGGTCGGGTTGCCATCTCACTGAGACTGTTTTCCACGTAGGGCCCCGTGGCAAACGTTAG